The proteins below come from a single Biomphalaria glabrata chromosome 10, xgBioGlab47.1, whole genome shotgun sequence genomic window:
- the LOC106052330 gene encoding PAX-interacting protein 1-like, producing MGSDTETNHDDLQHDVFKGVTYYIVGNISDKVTSLLDQNGAKRDSYLSEMVSIVIADSTTSDDYSEAKELFELPIVSSEWVILSAKCKKQLKKEIFFLEGKLFSGIVACPSELDSEDVLAIWGMLIYHGARCQSDLDETVTHLITSSTSSAKYTAAVEHKDTIKIVTPDWIVDSVAKSERQNEEIYHPKLLQFPKPQPPSPPNLMPEPPPEYDLDSPYTSFMDTLPPHEMMDVSPNHSIFSVRMGNNKVGQLDDRLESPRPDTPSAKEALARKISSRISSKSSSEPTTPERLSVPLQPVNSPGSSSASRVLPPIPPVGMQPRMDQSNIRNTLRNITNRAVAPASSVPVRSTMPQQGPKMNPLVAIPTMPSQTRPPPPEYPFPPKPIAAPLPIPQHQPPAVPLPSAPPPATSGPQPPPPGPLYHGHDPKENVPPDLCLLGCVFCIVDYQNIIGLEEVAAWKKVIEQYGGQVETSYCNRVSHVLCANQKSDVFKMALKEGKRVVTAFWLNDCLLQKKMVPPWQALHLPLSFHSEKPGFNQMISVTNFDGEERVRLKQMINAIGAKYTGYMTHHNSALICKKPGGMKFEKAKEWRIAVVNVQWLSDLVLGNMDALRLPVHVRYLQVGQGREFHMDLTRVTHLMGGWKTTLKITKETWKRFKPHIQATNGQENTINNGPSPPKRQKVDSTTLPPDVDPGVPKVLFTLYSKSQASRLETIVKKLGGCTVTNPRHCTHLVCPSLVRTIKFFVAINTCRYVVTKEWLEDSSIQERFLDESDYALKDESGEAAFNCTLSESLGRARSKPLFQGLTFYITPSVAPPICELTSIIESAGGIVVKRRPTIKQISASVDEKGHPKVIVITCLNDLHLSVDLRNRKIPVFNAEFVLTGVMRQEVDYNTFRIVTTQ from the exons ATGGGATCAGACACAGAAACTAATCATGATGATTTACAGCATGATGTTTTTAAAGGCGTCACGTATTACATTGTCGGAAATATTAGCGATAAG gtAACATCCTTATTAGATCAGAATGGGGCAAAACGAGACTCATACCTCAGTGAGATGGTCAGCATTGTCATTGCTGACAGTACAACTTCAGATGATTACTCCGAGGCTAAAGAACTCTTTGAACTCCCAATTGTATCA agtgAATGGGTGATTTTATCTGCAAAGTGCAAGAAACAACTTAA aaaagaaattttttttctggaaGGAAAATTATTTTCCGGGATTGTGGCATGTCCCTCAGAG CTTGACAGTGAAGATGTTCTAGCAATCTGGGGCATGCTGATTTACCATGGTGCCAGATGTCAGTCTGACCTAGATGAAACAGTAACACACCTCATTACATCTAGCACTAGTAGT GCTAAATATACAGCAGCAGTGGAACATAAAGACACAATTAAAATAGTCACACCTGATTGGATTGTGGACTCTGTTGCCAAGTCAGAGCGACAAAATGAGGAAATCTACCATCCTAAGCTCCTGCAATTTCCTAAACCACAGCCACCAAGCCCGCCAAATCTCATGCCAGAGCCTCCTCCTGAATATGACCTGGATTCACCGTACACATCATTCATGGATACCTTACCCCCGCATGAGATGATGGATGTCTCCCCCAACCACAGCATATTTTCTGTCAGAATGGGCAACAACAAAGTGGGTCAGTTGGATGACAG ATTAGAAAGTCCTCGGCCAGACACACCGAGTGCAAAAGAAGCTTTGGCTCGGAAAATTAGCAGTAGAATATCCAGTAAATCCTCGTCTGAGCCCACCACTCCTGAACGCCTCAGTGTGCCACTGCAGCCAGTAAATTCCCCAGGATCTTCCAGTGCTTCCCGAGTTTTACCACCAATCCCACCTGTTGGAATGCAGCCACGAATGGACCAAAGCAACATCAGAAACACATTAAGAAACATCACCAACAGAGCTGTAGCACCAGCTTCTAGTGTGCCAGTCAGATCAACAATGCCACAGCAAGGGCCTAAG atgAATCCCTTAGTTGCCATTCCAACAATGCCATCACAGACACGGCCGCCCCCACCTGAATaccccttcccacctaaacctatAGCAGCACCTCTTCCTATTCCACAACATCAGCCTCCTGCTGTCCCACTTCCCAGTGCTCCCCCTCCAGCCACTAGCGGGCCACAGCCTCCTCCGCCAGGACCGTTATATCATGGACATGACCCTAAAGAGAATG TCCCTCCAGACCTATGTCTACTTGGTTGTGTGTTTTGTATAGTTGATTACCAAAATATTATTGGATTAGAGGAAGTCGCAGCATggaaaaag GTTATTGAACAATATGGTGGGCAAGTCGAAACTTCTTATTGTAATCGAGTCAGTCATGTCTTGTGTGCCAATCAGAAATCTGATGTCTTCAAAATG GCCCTGAAAGAAGGTAAACGTGTTGTTACAGCATTCTGGTTGAATGACTGTTTGCTTCAAAAGAAAATGGTTCCACCCTGGCAAGCTCTCCACCTTCCATTGTCATTTCATTCAGAAAAACCTGGTTTTAATCAG ATGATAAGCGTGACAAACTTTGATGGCGAAGAAAGAGTTAGGTTAAAACAGATGATCAATGCTATTGGGGCCAAGTACACCGGCTACATGACACATCACAACTCAGCACTcatttgtaaaaa GCCTGGTGGTATGAAATTTGAGAAAGCCAAAGAGTGGAGAATAGCAGTTGTGAACGTCCAGTGGCTCTCTGACCTAGTGTTAGGCAACATGGATGCATTGCGGCTTCCTGTCCATGTGCGTTACCTGCAAGTGGGCCAAGGGAGAGAATTCCACATGGATTTGACCAGAGTGACACACTTAATGG GTGGTTGGAAAACAACTTTGAAGATCACCAAAGAAACATGGAAG AGATTTAAGCCTCATATACAAGCTACCAATGGCCAGGAGAACACAATTAATAATGGACCATCACCTCCGAAAAGGCAAAA aGTTGACTCCACCACACTTCCACCAGATGTGGATCCTGGTGTGCCAAAAGTTTTGTTTACGCTATACTCCAAGTCACAAGCATCAAGATTAGAGACG ATTGTCAAGAAGCTAGGGGGCTGTACTGTGACTAATCCAAGGCACTGCACTCACCTGGTCTGTCCGAGTCTAGTGAGAACCATCAAGTTTTTTGTGGCCATCAATACGTGTCGCTATGTTGTTACTAAAGAATGGCTGGAAGACAGCAGCATCCAGGAGAGGTTTTTAG ATGAGTCAGATTATGCACTTAAAGATGAAAGTGGTGAAGCAGCATTTAACTGTACCTTGTCTGAGTCTTTGGGTAGAGCTAGAAGTAAACCTTTATTTCAG GGGTTAACATTTTACATTACACCAAGTGTAGCTCCACCCATCTGTGAGTTGACGAGCATAATAGAAAGTGCTGGGGGCATCGTAGTCAAGAGGAGGCCCACTATCAAACAAATCTCAGCTTCAGTGGATGAGAAG GGCCATCCCAAAGTTATTGTCATCACATGTCTTAATGATCTACATCTTTCAGTTGATCTCAGAAACAGAAAAATAC cTGTTTTCAATGCTGAATTTGTTCTGACTGGAGTTATGAGGCAAGAAGTGGATTACAACACTTTCAGAATCGTCACCACGCAATGA